A window from Pseudomonas alloputida encodes these proteins:
- a CDS encoding LysR family transcriptional regulator yields MDELRKIDLNLLLALHALLSERHVTRAALRLHRSQPAVSHALAQLRKHFDDPLLVRQGGGMALTARAQSLAQPLQDALSNLESLLATPLFEPAKAQRRFRLSLSDYASRIILPHLLRHLRQVAPGVDLAISQASRETMLAQLLDGELDLALGLFPELPQDITAQPLFADRFISVADRQVLPASGDMALEDWLARPHVLMAMRPDAFDEIERALAARGLQRRIALALPHWSAAVEVLAGTDLILTVASRAVGSLRQHKTLRQFTPPLAIPSFDYQQAWHNRKDSDPGHRWLRETVWACSQPGR; encoded by the coding sequence ATGGATGAACTGCGCAAGATCGACCTCAACCTGCTGCTCGCCCTGCACGCCTTGCTCAGCGAAAGGCACGTGACCCGTGCAGCCTTGCGCCTGCACCGCAGTCAACCGGCGGTCAGCCACGCCTTGGCGCAGTTGCGCAAACACTTCGACGACCCTTTGCTGGTACGCCAAGGTGGCGGCATGGCCCTTACCGCCCGCGCCCAATCGCTGGCACAACCGCTACAGGATGCACTGAGCAATCTTGAAAGCCTGCTGGCCACCCCGCTGTTCGAACCAGCCAAGGCCCAGCGCCGGTTCCGGCTGTCGCTGTCCGACTACGCTTCGCGCATCATCCTGCCGCACCTGTTGCGCCACCTGCGCCAAGTCGCGCCCGGGGTGGACCTGGCCATCAGCCAGGCCAGCCGTGAAACCATGTTGGCGCAATTGCTCGATGGCGAACTGGATCTGGCCCTGGGCCTGTTCCCCGAACTGCCTCAGGACATCACCGCCCAGCCCCTGTTTGCCGATCGCTTCATCAGCGTTGCCGATCGCCAGGTCCTGCCTGCCAGTGGCGATATGGCCCTGGAAGACTGGCTGGCACGCCCACATGTATTGATGGCCATGCGCCCGGATGCTTTCGATGAAATCGAGCGTGCACTGGCCGCCCGGGGCTTGCAGCGCCGTATTGCCCTGGCCTTGCCACACTGGAGTGCGGCAGTCGAAGTGCTGGCCGGCACCGACCTGATCCTGACAGTGGCCAGCCGCGCTGTGGGGTCGTTGCGCCAACACAAGACACTGCGCCAGTTCACACCGCCACTGGCCATCCCCTCGTTCGACTATCAGCAAGCCTGGCACAACCGCAAGGACAGTGACCCCGGGCACCGCTGGTTGCGCGAAACCGTATGGGCCTGCAGTCAACCAGGGCGCTGA
- a CDS encoding YeeE/YedE family protein, which yields MGLSATATPEPRRLGAPLIALTLMLASAWFLNLNAGFKQVVLLLVGTALGLTLYHAAFGFTSAWRVFINERRGAGLRAQMVMLTLAVLLFFPALSAGSLFGNPVTGLVAPAGVSVVFGAFIFGIGMQLGGGCASGTLFTVGGGNARMLVTLLFFVIGSVSATHHADWWFALPSLPATSIVQVWGIGPAVLASLAVFGLIAWATVVLEKRRHGALEALPASEHQGLRRFLRGPWPLLWGAIALALLNYATLALAGRPWGITSAFALWGAKVLSGLGVDVGSWVFWQAPANAKALAAPLWQDITTVMDLGIVLGALLAAGLAGRFAPNLKIPLPSLVAAVIGGLLLGYGSRLAYGCNIGAYFSGIASGSLHGWLWLVAAYTGNLIGVRLRPLFFVGERRPTMLTGC from the coding sequence ATGGGCCTTTCCGCAACTGCCACGCCTGAACCACGTCGCCTCGGCGCGCCATTGATCGCCTTGACCTTGATGCTGGCCAGTGCCTGGTTCCTCAACCTCAATGCCGGCTTCAAGCAGGTAGTGTTGCTGCTGGTCGGCACCGCCCTTGGCCTGACGCTGTACCACGCCGCCTTCGGTTTCACCTCAGCCTGGCGGGTGTTTATCAACGAGCGCCGTGGCGCGGGCCTGCGTGCGCAGATGGTCATGCTGACCCTGGCGGTGCTGCTGTTCTTCCCGGCGTTGTCAGCTGGCAGCCTGTTCGGTAACCCGGTCACTGGTCTGGTTGCCCCTGCGGGTGTTTCAGTGGTGTTCGGTGCGTTCATTTTCGGCATCGGCATGCAGTTGGGTGGCGGCTGCGCATCGGGCACGCTGTTTACCGTGGGGGGAGGTAATGCGCGCATGCTGGTGACTCTGCTGTTCTTCGTCATCGGCTCGGTCAGCGCCACCCACCATGCCGATTGGTGGTTTGCCTTGCCGTCGCTTCCGGCCACCTCGATCGTGCAGGTGTGGGGGATAGGGCCTGCGGTGCTGGCAAGCCTGGCAGTGTTCGGGCTGATCGCCTGGGCCACCGTGGTGCTTGAGAAGCGCCGGCATGGCGCGCTTGAAGCACTGCCTGCCAGCGAGCACCAAGGCCTTCGACGCTTCCTGCGTGGCCCCTGGCCCTTGCTGTGGGGCGCCATCGCCCTGGCCTTGCTGAACTACGCGACCTTGGCGCTGGCGGGGCGGCCTTGGGGCATTACCTCGGCTTTCGCCTTGTGGGGGGCCAAGGTCCTCAGCGGGCTGGGTGTGGATGTCGGTAGCTGGGTGTTCTGGCAGGCACCGGCCAATGCCAAGGCTTTGGCTGCGCCGCTGTGGCAGGACATCACCACGGTAATGGACCTGGGCATCGTACTGGGTGCCTTGCTGGCGGCGGGCCTGGCCGGGCGCTTTGCGCCAAACCTGAAGATTCCGCTGCCGTCGCTGGTGGCCGCAGTGATTGGCGGCCTTCTGCTGGGCTATGGTTCGCGCCTGGCTTACGGCTGCAACATTGGTGCTTACTTCAGTGGTATCGCCTCGGGTAGCTTACATGGCTGGTTGTGGCTGGTGGCGGCCTATACCGGTAACCTGATAGGCGTGCGCCTGCGCCCCTTGTTCTTCGTCGGTGAACGGCGCCCTACGATGCTGACTGGCTGCTGA
- a CDS encoding PQQ-dependent sugar dehydrogenase: MKPLHAFSLLGVALLLSACGGDGEPTQAHGPDPKLPEPQRGLLPSMKIAQPAAWGELKPTVPEGFSVTAIATGLKIPRQSLVLPNGDILVAEGRGGSAAKLKPKDVIASQIKAKGNTQVKGGNRLTLLRDADGDGNYEVQAVFADNLNAPYGLAYANGKLYVANQDALVRFDYKEGQTQADGPPTKVTDLPAEINHHWTKALTISPDGRFLYVGIGSNSNITERGLEVEIDRAMVWQVDAETGAHRPYATGLRNPTALTIQPQTGQLWTVVNERDELGPDLVPDYLTSVREGGFYGWPYSYWGQHVDERVRPQNPDKVAAAIKPDYSLGSHVAALGVDFSTSAMGERFADGVFVGEHGSWNRPNPVGYKVIFVPFSNGKPAGEPIDFATGFRGEDGKTRGRPVGVTVDPRGALIIADDLANTVWRVTRNR; encoded by the coding sequence ATGAAGCCTTTGCATGCATTTAGCCTGTTGGGTGTGGCGCTATTGCTGAGTGCCTGTGGTGGCGACGGCGAGCCGACCCAGGCCCATGGCCCGGACCCGAAACTGCCGGAGCCTCAGCGCGGCTTGCTGCCGAGCATGAAGATTGCGCAACCGGCTGCCTGGGGCGAACTGAAACCGACCGTGCCGGAGGGCTTCAGTGTCACCGCCATTGCCACCGGCCTGAAAATCCCGCGCCAGAGCCTGGTGCTGCCCAATGGCGACATTCTGGTGGCTGAGGGCCGGGGAGGCAGCGCGGCCAAGCTCAAGCCCAAGGATGTGATCGCTAGCCAGATCAAGGCCAAGGGCAATACCCAGGTCAAGGGTGGCAACCGCCTGACCTTGCTGCGCGATGCTGACGGCGATGGCAACTACGAGGTACAGGCCGTGTTTGCGGATAACCTCAACGCACCGTACGGCCTGGCCTATGCCAACGGCAAGCTGTATGTAGCCAACCAGGATGCGCTGGTGCGCTTTGACTACAAGGAAGGCCAGACCCAGGCCGACGGCCCGCCAACCAAGGTCACCGACCTGCCGGCTGAAATCAACCACCATTGGACCAAGGCCCTGACCATCAGCCCGGATGGTCGCTTCTTGTATGTGGGTATCGGCTCGAACAGCAACATCACCGAGCGCGGCCTGGAGGTGGAGATCGATCGGGCCATGGTCTGGCAGGTTGATGCCGAGACCGGCGCACACCGGCCCTATGCCACCGGCTTGCGTAACCCGACGGCATTGACCATCCAGCCGCAGACCGGGCAGTTGTGGACGGTGGTCAACGAGCGGGATGAGCTGGGCCCCGACCTGGTGCCAGACTACCTCACTTCGGTACGTGAAGGCGGCTTCTATGGTTGGCCTTACAGCTACTGGGGGCAGCATGTGGATGAGCGGGTGCGGCCGCAGAACCCGGACAAGGTGGCGGCGGCGATCAAACCGGATTACAGCCTGGGTTCGCATGTGGCTGCACTGGGTGTGGACTTCTCGACCTCGGCAATGGGCGAGCGCTTTGCAGACGGTGTGTTCGTGGGCGAGCACGGCAGTTGGAACCGGCCCAACCCGGTGGGGTACAAGGTGATTTTCGTGCCGTTCAGCAATGGCAAGCCTGCCGGGGAACCCATCGACTTCGCCACGGGCTTTCGCGGTGAGGATGGCAAGACCCGGGGGCGACCGGTTGGCGTGACGGTGGACCCGCGTGGGGCGTTGATCATTGCCGATGACCTGGCGAATACGGTGTGGCGAGTGACGCGTAATCGCTGA
- a CDS encoding aldehyde dehydrogenase (NADP(+)), with translation MPEILGHNFIAGQRSAAGPQRLQSLDASTGEALPYSFAQATEAEVDKAAKAAAAAFADFRQLAPARRAEFLDAIAAELDELDDAFVAIVCRETALPAARIQGERGRTSGQMRLFAQVLRRGDFLGARIDLALPERQPLPRVDLRQMRIGVGPVAVFGASNFPLAFSTAGGDTAAALAAGCPVVFKAHSGHMATADLVACAIVRAAERTGMPKGVFNMVFGGGVGEWLVKHPAIQAVGFTGSLKGGDALCRMAAERPQPIPVFAEMSSINPVIILPGALAKRGEAIARELAGSVCMGAGQFCTNPGLVIGLQSPQYSQLLADLGQYLDQQAGQTMLNAGGLHSYVGGLEHLHAHAGIEHVAGQVQEGNQARAQLFKADARLLVESDPLLQEEVFGPTTVAVEVQDNDQLRDALLGLRGQLTATLIGEAEDFDAFAWLVPLLEEKVGRILVNGYPTGVEVCDAMVHGGPYPATSDARGTSVGTLAIDRFLRPVCYQNYPQTLLPEALRDGNPLGLRRLVNGQWSDGAI, from the coding sequence ATGCCTGAGATCCTCGGCCATAACTTCATCGCCGGTCAGCGCAGTGCCGCTGGCCCTCAGCGCCTGCAGAGCCTGGACGCCAGCACTGGCGAAGCCCTGCCCTACAGCTTTGCCCAGGCCACCGAAGCCGAAGTGGACAAAGCCGCCAAGGCCGCTGCCGCAGCCTTCGCCGATTTCCGCCAACTGGCCCCGGCGCGTCGGGCCGAGTTCCTCGACGCCATCGCCGCTGAACTCGACGAACTGGATGACGCCTTCGTCGCCATCGTCTGCCGCGAAACCGCCCTGCCCGCCGCCCGCATCCAGGGCGAGCGCGGCCGCACCAGCGGGCAGATGCGCCTGTTCGCCCAAGTGCTGCGCCGCGGCGACTTTCTCGGCGCACGCATCGACCTGGCACTGCCCGAGCGCCAGCCGCTGCCACGCGTAGACCTGCGCCAGATGCGCATCGGTGTAGGCCCGGTCGCCGTGTTCGGGGCCAGCAACTTCCCGCTTGCCTTCTCCACCGCCGGGGGTGATACCGCCGCCGCCCTGGCCGCAGGCTGCCCGGTGGTATTCAAGGCGCACAGCGGCCACATGGCCACGGCCGACCTGGTCGCCTGCGCCATCGTGCGCGCCGCTGAGCGGACCGGCATGCCCAAGGGCGTGTTCAACATGGTATTTGGTGGCGGCGTGGGCGAGTGGCTGGTCAAGCACCCGGCCATCCAGGCGGTTGGCTTCACCGGCTCGCTGAAAGGCGGTGATGCCCTTTGCCGCATGGCCGCTGAGCGCCCGCAGCCAATCCCGGTGTTCGCCGAGATGTCCAGCATCAACCCGGTCATCATCCTGCCAGGCGCCCTGGCCAAACGTGGCGAGGCCATTGCCCGCGAGTTGGCGGGGTCCGTGTGCATGGGTGCCGGGCAGTTCTGCACCAACCCTGGGCTGGTGATTGGCTTGCAGTCGCCACAGTACAGCCAACTGCTCGCCGACCTTGGCCAGTACCTGGACCAGCAAGCCGGGCAAACCATGCTCAATGCTGGCGGCTTGCACAGCTACGTCGGCGGCCTTGAACACTTGCATGCCCATGCCGGTATCGAGCATGTGGCCGGCCAGGTGCAGGAAGGCAACCAGGCGCGCGCTCAGCTGTTCAAGGCCGATGCACGCCTGCTGGTCGAGTCCGACCCGCTGTTGCAGGAAGAAGTGTTTGGGCCCACCACCGTGGCCGTAGAGGTGCAGGACAACGACCAACTGCGCGACGCGCTGCTCGGCCTGCGCGGCCAGCTGACCGCGACGCTGATCGGCGAAGCGGAGGACTTCGATGCCTTCGCCTGGCTGGTGCCGCTGCTGGAGGAGAAAGTCGGGCGAATCCTGGTCAATGGCTACCCGACCGGTGTCGAAGTCTGTGATGCCATGGTGCACGGCGGCCCGTACCCGGCGACCTCCGATGCGCGTGGCACCTCGGTCGGCACTTTGGCCATCGACCGCTTCCTGCGCCCGGTGTGCTACCAGAACTACCCGCAGACGCTGCTGCCTGAGGCACTGCGCGACGGCAACCCGCTGGGGCTGCGGCGGTTGGTGAACGGTCAGTGGAGTGACGGGGCGATCTGA
- a CDS encoding quinone oxidoreductase family protein, producing the protein MATRIILNSTGAADVMQLEHVAAQSPGPGQVWLEQTAMGVNPLDVLQRKGGAALALPSGLGLEGAGRVSAIGDGVHNVQVGDRVAYAMGPVGAYASGRLFPAERLVPLPPQLEDEAAAAVLFKGITAQYLLKTTYAVGPGTQVLLYGAAGALGQLMVPWARHLGATVIGVVSRLQSVERARAAGCQHVLVFDAKTLASQVRELTQGQGVAVVYDCVGKVSLEASLGSLSVRGLLVSFGGTSGAPPAIEVATLNANGSLYLTRPSLAAHTRTVEEYQQRAADVLAAVAEGIVQPRVWRCFPLAEAAKAHECLEQGRSEGALVLTA; encoded by the coding sequence ATGGCTACCCGCATCATTCTCAATAGCACCGGCGCTGCCGATGTGATGCAGCTTGAACACGTAGCAGCACAATCTCCAGGGCCTGGCCAGGTCTGGCTGGAGCAGACGGCCATGGGCGTGAACCCGCTGGATGTGTTGCAGCGCAAGGGGGGAGCAGCGCTGGCATTGCCTTCAGGCCTGGGACTGGAAGGCGCTGGCAGGGTCTCGGCCATTGGCGATGGGGTGCACAACGTGCAGGTGGGCGACCGGGTCGCTTACGCGATGGGGCCGGTCGGTGCCTATGCCAGTGGCCGGCTGTTCCCGGCCGAGCGGCTGGTTCCGCTGCCGCCGCAGTTGGAGGACGAGGCCGCCGCAGCGGTGCTGTTCAAGGGAATCACGGCGCAATATCTGTTGAAAACCACCTATGCCGTAGGGCCGGGCACCCAGGTGTTGTTGTACGGTGCGGCCGGTGCTTTGGGCCAGCTGATGGTGCCTTGGGCGCGACACCTGGGGGCGACGGTGATAGGGGTGGTATCGCGCCTGCAAAGTGTGGAGCGGGCACGGGCGGCGGGTTGCCAGCATGTGCTGGTGTTCGACGCAAAAACCTTGGCCAGCCAGGTGCGTGAGCTGACCCAAGGCCAAGGTGTGGCCGTAGTGTACGATTGCGTGGGCAAGGTGTCGCTTGAGGCCTCGTTGGGCAGCCTGAGTGTGCGCGGCTTGTTGGTATCGTTCGGCGGCACCTCCGGTGCACCGCCTGCCATTGAGGTTGCCACGCTCAATGCCAATGGCTCGCTGTACCTGACCCGGCCATCGCTCGCAGCACACACCCGCACTGTCGAGGAGTACCAGCAGCGCGCGGCCGATGTGCTGGCAGCGGTTGCCGAAGGTATCGTCCAGCCTCGGGTCTGGCGATGCTTCCCGCTGGCTGAAGCAGCCAAGGCCCATGAATGCCTGGAGCAAGGGCGGTCGGAGGGCGCGCTGGTGCTGACTGCCTGA
- a CDS encoding DMT family transporter — translation MFSKSMLLLALPVAMALLAGAVLPFQAAGNAAAGRALGHWLWGAFTSLTVSMLVVIAALLIIRVPAPDMGKALQGPWWLWIGGVLGAMYVAGAAALTPKLGAAGFLVLVVAGQIITAVLADHYGVMGLGGKPLSLARVAGVVLILCGVLLVQGTWATASPAHPTAAVKAQEN, via the coding sequence ATGTTCAGTAAATCAATGCTTCTGCTGGCGCTTCCTGTGGCCATGGCGTTGCTTGCCGGTGCGGTGTTGCCGTTTCAGGCCGCAGGTAATGCTGCGGCAGGTCGGGCACTTGGGCACTGGCTGTGGGGGGCTTTCACATCGTTGACGGTGAGCATGCTGGTGGTGATCGCTGCCCTGCTGATTATCCGGGTACCGGCGCCAGACATGGGCAAGGCCCTGCAGGGGCCTTGGTGGTTGTGGATTGGTGGCGTGCTCGGGGCAATGTATGTAGCCGGCGCCGCCGCACTCACCCCTAAACTTGGCGCAGCAGGGTTCCTGGTACTGGTGGTGGCGGGGCAGATCATCACGGCAGTGCTTGCCGACCACTACGGGGTGATGGGGCTGGGTGGCAAGCCGCTCAGCCTGGCCAGGGTGGCCGGCGTGGTGCTGATCCTGTGCGGAGTGCTGCTGGTACAGGGCACTTGGGCAACGGCGTCACCGGCCCACCCCACGGCAGCTGTGAAGGCGCAAGAAAACTGA
- a CDS encoding FadR/GntR family transcriptional regulator: MTEQQVQARTRRKPRSLAQELVTVLTERIRSGQLKRGDKLPTESQIMAEEGVSRTVVREAISRLQAAGQVETRHGIGTFVLDAPATGGFRIDPATVVTLREVLAVLELRIALEIESAGLAAQRRSDEALAGMRAALDELNEGAAHATDAVSADFQFHLRIAQASGNHYFADIINHLGTSIIPRTRLNSARLAHDDQAHYMSRLMHEHEAIYEAIARRDSEGAKMAMRMHLSNSRERLRQAHEAAEAQGT, from the coding sequence ATGACAGAGCAGCAGGTACAGGCAAGGACCCGGCGCAAGCCGCGCAGTCTGGCCCAGGAACTGGTCACGGTGCTGACCGAACGCATTCGCAGCGGCCAGCTCAAGCGCGGCGACAAGCTGCCGACCGAATCGCAGATCATGGCCGAAGAGGGCGTCAGTCGCACGGTGGTGCGTGAGGCGATCTCGCGGTTGCAGGCCGCCGGGCAGGTAGAGACTCGCCACGGCATCGGTACATTCGTGCTGGATGCACCGGCTACGGGCGGTTTCCGTATCGACCCGGCCACCGTGGTCACCCTGCGCGAAGTGCTGGCGGTGCTGGAGTTGCGCATTGCCCTGGAGATCGAGTCGGCCGGGCTGGCAGCCCAGCGGCGAAGCGACGAAGCCCTGGCCGGTATGCGGGCGGCGCTGGACGAACTCAACGAGGGGGCGGCCCACGCCACTGATGCGGTGTCGGCGGACTTCCAGTTCCACCTGCGCATTGCCCAGGCCAGCGGCAACCACTACTTCGCCGACATCATCAACCACCTGGGTACCAGCATCATCCCGCGCACCCGGCTGAATTCGGCGCGCCTGGCCCATGATGACCAGGCGCATTACATGAGCCGTCTGATGCATGAGCACGAGGCGATCTATGAGGCGATTGCCCGGCGTGACAGCGAAGGGGCGAAGATGGCCATGCGCATGCACCTGAGCAACAGCCGCGAGCGCTTGCGCCAGGCGCATGAGGCGGCTGAAGCGCAAGGAACCTGA
- a CDS encoding DUF998 domain-containing protein, whose translation MKTLDRLLLGSGLLIPLWLLAGVWLTAQAYPGYDHLQQAMSQLGAAGSPTHSWSPRVNNSPLALLFALFAWGLMRRWHSSKLALLSAGLVLLHGMGSLGTGWFPCDQGCAPVQPSTSQQLHNLFGLLMFLSLTLASALWAWLGNRIAGSPALALFSLACVVLAIITVALMGQAAQSGQLFGLYQRLNYGVSVLWVASLAWTSLRKPKASPLRMAVP comes from the coding sequence ATGAAAACCCTCGACCGCCTTTTGCTCGGCAGTGGCCTGCTGATCCCCCTCTGGCTGCTGGCGGGGGTATGGCTCACCGCCCAGGCCTACCCTGGCTATGATCACCTGCAACAGGCCATGAGCCAGCTTGGCGCGGCAGGCTCGCCAACCCACAGCTGGTCACCACGGGTCAACAACTCCCCTCTAGCCCTGCTGTTTGCCCTGTTTGCCTGGGGCCTGATGCGGCGCTGGCACAGCTCGAAGCTGGCGCTGCTGAGTGCGGGCCTGGTGTTGCTGCATGGCATGGGCAGTTTGGGCACCGGCTGGTTCCCCTGCGACCAGGGGTGTGCACCGGTACAGCCATCTACCTCGCAGCAACTGCATAACCTGTTTGGTCTGCTGATGTTCCTCTCGCTGACCTTGGCCAGCGCCCTATGGGCGTGGCTAGGCAACCGCATTGCCGGCTCCCCCGCCCTGGCGCTGTTTTCCCTGGCTTGCGTGGTGTTGGCGATCATCACCGTCGCGTTGATGGGCCAAGCGGCGCAGAGTGGCCAGCTGTTCGGCCTGTATCAACGCCTTAACTATGGTGTTTCGGTGCTCTGGGTTGCCAGCCTGGCCTGGACAAGTCTGCGGAAGCCGAAGGCCAGTCCCCTGCGCATGGCTGTGCCCTGA
- a CDS encoding LysR family transcriptional regulator has product MDTFDSRRADELATLLALYEQGSFAAAGRQLERHPTVLSKRLSALETRLGIRLVERSTRQLRFTDEGERLVAKVLEASRLIAEAEEEAAEGAATVRGRLRLALPAAMGRRWLSGMLADFVLAYPQVIVETEYADRFVDLIGEGFDAAIRIGELADNRLVASKLCDHVRILCASPQYLARHGEPAQPEDLAAHNCLGFNGLRSFPEWRLMSDTRQTSVKVAGSLRSNDNEALLEAARRGVGIVAGGDWLMGEDLASGCLVRVLAQWQLDKAAGIYLVRPTARLNTAAMGVFKAWLEDRFKAGPPWRR; this is encoded by the coding sequence ATGGATACCTTCGACAGTCGTCGCGCTGATGAACTTGCCACCCTGCTGGCCTTGTATGAGCAGGGCTCGTTTGCTGCCGCCGGGCGGCAACTGGAGCGCCACCCTACGGTGCTGTCGAAACGCCTGAGTGCTTTAGAGACGCGGCTGGGCATTCGCCTGGTGGAGCGCAGTACGCGGCAGCTGCGCTTTACCGATGAGGGCGAGCGGCTGGTAGCCAAGGTTCTCGAGGCTAGCCGGCTGATTGCCGAAGCGGAGGAAGAGGCAGCCGAAGGTGCGGCAACGGTTCGTGGGCGTCTGCGTCTGGCGTTGCCGGCGGCCATGGGCCGACGCTGGTTGAGCGGCATGCTGGCCGACTTTGTACTGGCCTACCCGCAGGTAATCGTGGAGACCGAGTATGCCGATCGTTTCGTCGACCTGATCGGCGAGGGTTTCGACGCCGCGATCCGGATTGGTGAGCTGGCGGACAATCGTCTGGTGGCAAGTAAACTGTGCGATCACGTGCGGATCCTGTGCGCTTCTCCTCAATACCTTGCTCGGCATGGGGAACCCGCGCAGCCGGAAGATTTGGCGGCGCATAACTGTTTAGGTTTCAATGGTTTGCGATCGTTTCCTGAATGGCGCCTTATGAGCGATACGCGACAGACAAGTGTCAAAGTTGCTGGCAGCCTTCGCAGTAATGACAACGAAGCGCTGCTGGAGGCGGCGCGGCGCGGCGTGGGGATTGTGGCCGGAGGTGACTGGCTCATGGGCGAGGACCTGGCCAGCGGATGCCTGGTAAGGGTGCTTGCGCAATGGCAGCTGGACAAGGCGGCGGGCATTTACCTGGTACGGCCGACCGCACGCCTGAACACGGCAGCGATGGGCGTCTTCAAGGCCTGGCTGGAAGATCGCTTCAAGGCAGGCCCTCCATGGAGACGCTGA
- a CDS encoding DUF2231 domain-containing protein — MTAPDQTLYRCTPSPLHALLLAGSVPLFLGALLSDIAYYNSYQIQWSNFAAWLIAGALVFCGLALLFALANLIRAERKGGRATLYFVLLLVTWGLGLINAFEHAKDAWAVMPSGLVLSVIVTVLAVVAAWTGLSNLRSGGVA; from the coding sequence GTGACCGCACCTGATCAAACCCTCTACCGCTGTACGCCCAGCCCGCTGCATGCCCTGCTGCTGGCGGGCAGTGTGCCGTTGTTCCTTGGCGCGCTGCTGAGCGATATCGCCTACTACAACAGCTATCAGATTCAGTGGAGCAACTTCGCCGCCTGGCTCATCGCCGGGGCCCTGGTCTTCTGTGGGCTGGCACTGTTGTTCGCGCTGGCCAACCTGATCCGCGCCGAGCGCAAGGGCGGACGCGCTACGCTGTACTTCGTGCTGCTGCTGGTGACTTGGGGGCTTGGGCTGATCAATGCCTTTGAGCATGCCAAGGACGCCTGGGCGGTGATGCCTTCTGGGTTGGTGTTGTCGGTAATCGTGACAGTGCTCGCAGTGGTGGCCGCCTGGACCGGTTTGAGCAACCTGCGTTCAGGAGGTGTGGCATGA